A region from the Candidatus Sulfotelmatobacter sp. genome encodes:
- the kbl gene encoding glycine C-acetyltransferase — translation MDPKVRSQLAAELQAIRDAGLWKEERVLASAQGPEVTLADGRRVLVFCANNYLGLSSHPKVIEAAHRALDTHGFGLSSVRFICGTQDIHKTLERKISDFLGTEDTLLYAACFDANGGVFEPLLGEQDAVISDALNHASIIDGIRLCKAQRWRFDTNDMADLERCLKEAAARDTRRRLIVTDGVFSMDGTIANLGAICDLADRYRALVMIDECHAMGFLGKTGRGTPELTGTQGRIDIITGTLGKALGGALGGFTSGRKEIIDLLRQRSRPYLFSNSLPPAVVGASIAVFDLLSSTTELRDRLEANTRFFRERMTAAGFEIKPGNHPLVPIMLYDERLAHDMARRLLERGIYVIGFSFPVVPKGQARIRVQLSAAHERAHLERAVSAFAEVGRELGVLATDSTRR, via the coding sequence ATGGACCCGAAGGTCAGATCACAGCTCGCCGCCGAACTCCAGGCGATCCGCGACGCCGGACTGTGGAAGGAGGAGCGCGTTCTGGCCTCGGCGCAGGGTCCCGAGGTGACGCTGGCCGACGGCCGCCGGGTGCTGGTGTTCTGCGCCAACAACTATCTCGGCCTCTCGAGCCACCCGAAGGTCATCGAAGCCGCGCACCGCGCGCTCGACACCCATGGTTTCGGGCTCTCGTCGGTTCGCTTCATCTGCGGCACCCAGGACATCCACAAGACGCTGGAGCGGAAGATCTCGGATTTCCTCGGCACCGAGGACACCCTCCTCTATGCCGCCTGCTTCGACGCCAATGGCGGCGTGTTCGAGCCGCTGCTCGGCGAGCAGGACGCAGTGATCTCCGACGCGCTCAACCACGCTTCGATCATCGACGGCATCCGGCTCTGCAAGGCGCAGCGCTGGCGCTTCGACACCAATGACATGGCGGATCTCGAGCGCTGTCTCAAGGAGGCGGCCGCCCGGGACACGCGCCGGCGGCTGATCGTCACCGACGGGGTGTTCTCGATGGACGGGACCATCGCCAATCTCGGGGCGATCTGCGACCTCGCCGACCGCTATCGCGCGCTGGTGATGATCGACGAGTGCCACGCCATGGGTTTCCTCGGCAAGACCGGCCGGGGCACGCCCGAGCTGACCGGGACCCAGGGGCGGATCGATATCATCACCGGCACGCTGGGGAAGGCGCTTGGCGGAGCGCTGGGCGGATTCACCTCCGGGCGGAAGGAGATCATCGATCTCCTTCGGCAGCGTTCCCGGCCCTACCTGTTCTCCAACAGTCTGCCGCCGGCGGTGGTGGGCGCTTCGATCGCGGTCTTCGACCTGTTGTCCTCGACCACCGAGCTGCGCGACCGGCTCGAGGCCAACACGCGCTTCTTCCGCGAGCGGATGACCGCGGCCGGATTCGAGATCAAGCCCGGGAACCATCCGCTGGTCCCCATCATGCTCTACGACGAGCGCCTGGCCCACGACATGGCGCGCCGGCTGCTCGAGCGGGGGATCTACGTGATCGGCTTCTCGTTCCCGGTGGTGCCGAAGGGGCAGGCGCGGATCCGGGTCCAGCTTTCAGCGGCGCACGAGCGCGCTCACCTCGAGCGCGCCGTCAGTGCATTCGCGGAGGTCGGCCGGGAGCTGGGAGTACTGGCTACCGACTCTACGCGCCGCTAG
- a CDS encoding T9SS type A sorting domain-containing protein: MQLRRHRRASLLVALVLGVSSLASARPSQAQDVNDPVYLKGNPIVQQERIQMLREEFKERQREIREQLERAKHAKRGKGKKVEEVPQDIDYVGLNQSLSRSPFNTLVAPTNVLVNNKAGDAAGAGQAEQSPVFIGLNGLIAWNDGQGFNLTPQDVQGYGWSNDGGATWTDGGIPLKQGTIATWSSDPSVTANEKTGDFYYTGLTTNTGTNNNGVAVARGHFTAGVFGWDAATVVASGPASSQGFDKEWMAADSSNGNLYVTWTLFTTTGDAIWFSRSTDNGATWSAPLQISGSWENGLVSGSRPEVGPNGEVYVIYSAIGTVDADSMKIAKSVNGGASFAPSVVAMTEYDNYFDGAPGFNRPRAVTFPSAAVDRSTGPNRGRVYMTVQDCVNFYLDTIGGGTSQSEVEPNSGFANATPFTIGQTLRGSLANTSDQDWFSFPATQGTTYIFFVDSLRTSSLRYTMRLYCPNDTTLLSRLAFSGAQATNSALNSHSLIVWTAPTTNTYYLRMVPVTTGAGTNPYRIQTAVHVPNFTDVARDTRDVMVASSPDGVTGWTPRVRVNDDAPLYDNWLPEVAVPCDGAAYLMWFDWRDTPASCFGGSNIYVSRSTDGGATWSANQVATTAVTANWTQVASNIAPNQGDYNGMYGGDAIAMAFADGRLGDADVFAARVPSGFTLTSCPPSQEALANSSFLGSSTLNNLNGMFGNSYSWTLTVSANWPGTPITGSAFAAAGGSTVIPFAIPVPDTAANGEVVHCCLTANCAQGGCAQVCCFDLTVNAAATGTLASLVSSSAEAGMVRLSWMLGAATSASVERSSDGLAWTVVGSVTPDGTRLATFVDRSVQTGARYAYRLTFSFGGSTTHDGQTWVTVPNGAEFALRGASPNPASHGFEVSFSLPSGGSARLEILDVSGRRVASRDVGSLGAGFHTVALSESGSLPAGVYSVRLAQGTRVLTSKVSVVR; this comes from the coding sequence ATGCAGCTCAGGAGACATCGGAGAGCGTCGCTGCTGGTTGCCCTGGTGCTAGGTGTTTCGAGTCTGGCTTCTGCACGTCCCTCGCAGGCTCAGGACGTCAACGATCCGGTGTACCTGAAGGGAAACCCGATCGTGCAGCAGGAGCGGATCCAGATGCTGCGCGAGGAGTTCAAGGAGCGTCAGCGCGAGATCCGCGAGCAGCTCGAGCGCGCGAAGCACGCCAAGCGTGGCAAGGGCAAGAAGGTCGAGGAAGTTCCGCAGGACATCGACTACGTCGGTCTCAATCAGAGCCTCTCGAGGTCGCCGTTCAACACCCTGGTGGCTCCGACCAACGTGCTGGTCAACAATAAGGCCGGTGACGCCGCGGGCGCCGGACAGGCCGAGCAGAGCCCGGTGTTCATCGGGCTCAACGGGCTGATCGCCTGGAACGACGGACAGGGCTTCAACCTCACGCCGCAGGACGTGCAGGGCTACGGCTGGTCGAATGACGGCGGCGCGACCTGGACCGATGGCGGCATCCCGCTCAAGCAGGGCACGATCGCAACCTGGTCGAGCGATCCTTCGGTGACCGCCAACGAGAAGACCGGCGACTTCTACTACACCGGTCTCACCACCAACACCGGAACCAACAACAACGGCGTCGCGGTCGCGCGCGGCCACTTCACCGCTGGCGTGTTCGGCTGGGATGCCGCGACGGTGGTCGCTTCAGGCCCCGCCTCATCGCAGGGCTTCGACAAGGAGTGGATGGCGGCCGATTCGTCCAACGGCAACCTCTACGTGACCTGGACGCTCTTCACCACCACCGGTGACGCGATCTGGTTCTCGCGCTCGACCGACAACGGCGCCACCTGGAGCGCGCCGCTGCAGATCAGCGGCTCCTGGGAGAATGGCCTGGTCTCGGGCTCGCGTCCCGAGGTCGGACCCAACGGCGAGGTCTACGTGATCTACTCCGCCATCGGTACGGTCGACGCGGACTCGATGAAGATCGCCAAGTCGGTAAACGGCGGGGCGAGCTTCGCGCCTTCGGTGGTCGCGATGACCGAGTACGACAACTACTTCGACGGCGCGCCGGGCTTCAACCGGCCGCGCGCGGTCACGTTCCCCTCGGCGGCGGTGGATCGCAGCACCGGTCCCAATCGCGGCCGGGTCTACATGACGGTCCAGGATTGCGTGAATTTCTATCTCGACACCATCGGCGGCGGGACCAGCCAGAGCGAGGTGGAGCCCAATTCCGGTTTCGCCAACGCCACGCCGTTCACCATCGGGCAGACCTTGCGCGGCTCGCTTGCCAATACCTCGGATCAGGACTGGTTCAGCTTCCCGGCGACCCAGGGCACGACCTACATCTTCTTCGTGGATTCGCTGCGAACCAGCTCGCTTCGCTACACCATGCGTCTCTACTGCCCGAACGACACGACGCTGTTGTCGCGACTGGCGTTCAGCGGCGCGCAGGCCACCAACAGCGCCTTGAACTCGCATTCGCTGATCGTCTGGACCGCTCCGACCACCAACACCTACTACCTGCGAATGGTTCCGGTCACCACCGGGGCGGGGACCAACCCCTATCGCATCCAGACCGCCGTGCACGTTCCCAACTTCACGGACGTCGCCCGCGACACGCGCGACGTGATGGTGGCGTCGTCGCCGGACGGCGTGACCGGCTGGACGCCGCGGGTTCGCGTCAACGACGACGCGCCGCTCTACGACAACTGGCTGCCCGAGGTGGCGGTGCCCTGTGACGGCGCGGCCTACCTGATGTGGTTCGACTGGCGCGACACGCCGGCCTCGTGCTTCGGCGGCTCGAACATCTACGTTTCGCGTTCGACCGACGGGGGCGCGACCTGGTCGGCGAATCAGGTGGCGACCACCGCGGTCACCGCCAACTGGACGCAGGTGGCGAGCAACATCGCTCCGAATCAGGGCGACTACAACGGCATGTACGGCGGCGACGCGATCGCGATGGCGTTCGCCGACGGCCGGCTCGGCGACGCCGACGTGTTCGCGGCGCGCGTGCCGAGCGGCTTCACGCTCACCAGCTGCCCGCCGAGCCAGGAAGCGCTGGCCAATTCGTCGTTCCTCGGCAGCTCGACCCTGAACAACCTGAACGGCATGTTCGGGAACAGCTACAGCTGGACGCTCACGGTGAGCGCCAACTGGCCGGGAACTCCGATCACGGGCAGCGCGTTCGCCGCCGCGGGCGGCAGCACCGTGATTCCGTTCGCGATCCCGGTTCCCGACACCGCCGCGAATGGCGAGGTGGTGCACTGCTGCCTGACCGCGAATTGCGCTCAGGGCGGATGCGCTCAGGTCTGCTGCTTCGATCTCACCGTCAACGCCGCCGCCACCGGCACGCTGGCTTCGCTGGTCAGCTCGTCGGCGGAAGCCGGCATGGTGCGGCTCTCCTGGATGCTGGGCGCTGCAACCTCGGCGTCGGTGGAGCGCAGCAGCGACGGTCTGGCGTGGACGGTGGTCGGCTCGGTCACGCCGGACGGCACGCGCCTCGCCACGTTCGTGGATCGCTCGGTCCAGACCGGCGCGCGCTACGCCTATCGGCTGACCTTCAGCTTCGGCGGGTCGACGACCCACGATGGGCAGACCTGGGTCACGGTCCCGAACGGCGCGGAGTTCGCGCTGCGCGGCGCTTCGCCGAACCCGGCCAGCCACGGCTTCGAGGTGTCGTTCTCGCTTCCCAGCGGCGGTTCCGCCAGGCTCGAGATCCTCGATGTGAGCGGCCGCCGCGTGGCGAGCCGCGACGTGGGCTCGCTCGGCGCCGGGTTCCACACCGTCGCGCTGAGCGAGAGCGGCTCGCTTCCCGCCGGCGTGTACTCGGTGCGGCTCGCCCAGGGCACGCGCGTGCTGACCTCGAAGGTGAGCGTGGTTCGCTGA
- the gcvT gene encoding glycine cleavage system aminomethyltransferase GcvT, whose translation MASSTTLKRTPFFDFHRAAGAKLVEFAGYEMPLRYTGDVREHLCVRNAVGLFDVSHMGEFRVTGSGAAAWLDRMVTNDVSGIAVGQALYTPMCRPDGGIVDDLLIYRSADHFTLVVNAANIAKDFAWLDSHRPADLSLSDVSEATALLALQGPRAPQVLSGHVPDAALELGYYRFMHGTLFGVEAMIARTGYTGEDGFELYFAPEGAARVWEGLMAAGRPHGLEPVGLGARDTLRLELALMLYGNDIDDTTTPIEAGLGWTVKFKKPEFQGRELLARQKAEGTARKLVGFEVEGRRVPRHDMPIEREGRPIGRVTSGTFGPSLERGIGLGYVETAAAGLDTALEIRAGESRLPARVVRRPFYTRGSRRT comes from the coding sequence GTGGCATCCAGTACGACTCTCAAACGCACGCCGTTCTTCGATTTTCACCGGGCGGCTGGCGCGAAACTGGTGGAATTCGCCGGCTACGAGATGCCGCTGCGCTACACCGGTGACGTCCGCGAGCACTTGTGTGTCCGGAACGCGGTCGGCCTGTTCGACGTCTCGCACATGGGTGAGTTCCGCGTCACCGGCTCCGGCGCCGCCGCCTGGCTCGACCGGATGGTCACCAACGACGTGTCGGGTATCGCGGTCGGGCAGGCCCTGTACACGCCGATGTGCCGTCCGGACGGCGGAATCGTGGACGATCTTCTCATCTACCGTTCCGCCGACCACTTCACGCTGGTCGTCAATGCGGCGAACATCGCCAAGGACTTTGCCTGGCTCGACTCGCACCGTCCGGCGGACCTGTCGCTCAGCGACGTTTCAGAGGCCACGGCGTTGCTGGCCCTGCAGGGGCCGCGCGCGCCGCAGGTGCTGTCCGGGCACGTGCCGGACGCGGCGCTCGAGCTCGGCTACTACCGCTTCATGCACGGCACCCTGTTCGGCGTCGAGGCCATGATTGCCCGCACCGGCTATACCGGAGAGGACGGCTTCGAGCTGTACTTCGCGCCCGAGGGCGCGGCCCGGGTCTGGGAGGGACTCATGGCGGCCGGCAGGCCTCACGGCCTCGAGCCGGTGGGGCTGGGCGCCCGCGACACCCTGCGGCTCGAGCTGGCCCTGATGCTGTACGGGAACGACATCGACGACACCACCACGCCGATCGAAGCCGGACTGGGCTGGACGGTGAAGTTCAAGAAGCCCGAATTCCAGGGCCGCGAGCTGCTGGCGCGCCAGAAGGCGGAGGGCACCGCGCGCAAGCTCGTGGGTTTCGAGGTGGAGGGGCGGCGGGTGCCTCGCCACGACATGCCGATCGAGCGCGAGGGACGCCCGATCGGCCGGGTGACGAGCGGCACCTTCGGTCCCAGTCTCGAGCGCGGAATCGGGCTCGGCTACGTGGAGACCGCCGCCGCGGGACTCGACACCGCGCTCGAGATTCGCGCCGGCGAATCGAGGCTTCCGGCACGCGTCGTGCGCCGCCCGTTCTACACGCGCGGCTCGCGCCGCACCTGA
- the gcvH gene encoding glycine cleavage system protein GcvH, translating into MGYPEDVRYTREHEWARAENGVVTVGITSYATDQLGDVVFVELPKVGQKLEAAKPFGVVEAVKTVSDLYAPISGEVVEVNASLGDNPALVNQEPYGEGWMIRIRAAHADDVKQLLSAQDYARLIEEQHA; encoded by the coding sequence GTGGGTTACCCCGAGGACGTGCGTTATACCCGCGAGCACGAGTGGGCGCGGGCCGAGAACGGAGTGGTGACGGTCGGCATCACCAGCTACGCCACCGATCAACTCGGCGACGTGGTGTTCGTGGAGCTGCCCAAGGTGGGGCAGAAGCTCGAAGCGGCGAAGCCGTTCGGCGTGGTGGAAGCGGTGAAGACCGTGAGCGACCTCTACGCACCGATCTCGGGCGAGGTGGTCGAGGTCAACGCCTCGCTGGGCGACAATCCCGCCCTGGTGAACCAGGAGCCCTACGGCGAAGGCTGGATGATCCGAATTCGCGCCGCGCACGCCGACGACGTGAAGCAGCTGCTGAGCGCCCAGGACTATGCGCGGCTGATCGAGGAGCAGCACGCGTGA
- the gcvPA gene encoding aminomethyl-transferring glycine dehydrogenase subunit GcvPA — translation MSFVGLGAAEERRMLEKIGVSRFEDLIGAIPAEVRVRGPLAIPGPLSEIELRRLFGGWARENAADRAVSFMGGGVYDHYIPSALQVLASRSEFATAYTPYQPEVAQGTLTSIFEFQSLICELTGMEVANASLYDGATAAVEAALLARGQTGRQRVLVAGALHPHWLAVLRTYLGEDHVTVVSDRAGQCAPEDLQTALTPDIACVIYQHPNFFGLLESPSAIHALAHERGALAVACCDPIALALLEPPGRGDSAADLVVGEGQSLGIPPSFGGPYLGFFACRMELVRRMPGRIAAETVDRDGRRGFVLTLQTREQHIRREKATSNICTNQGLLALRATLYMALLGRQGMREVAELCVQKSHHAARLAAAIPGYSLAHGGPFFREFVLECPVDAAVVCRRALASGILPGVDLGRLRPEWRRWLLVAVTEQRSAEEIQRWANALAAAAGSK, via the coding sequence GTGAGCTTCGTGGGACTCGGCGCCGCCGAAGAGCGCCGCATGCTGGAGAAGATCGGCGTCTCGCGATTCGAGGACCTGATCGGTGCGATTCCGGCCGAAGTCCGGGTGCGCGGACCGCTCGCCATCCCGGGACCGCTTTCCGAGATCGAGCTGCGCCGCCTGTTCGGCGGCTGGGCGCGGGAGAACGCCGCCGATCGAGCGGTGTCGTTCATGGGTGGGGGGGTCTACGACCACTACATCCCCTCGGCGCTCCAGGTGCTGGCGAGCCGCTCCGAGTTCGCGACCGCTTACACGCCCTATCAGCCCGAGGTGGCGCAGGGAACGCTCACCTCGATCTTCGAGTTCCAGAGCCTGATCTGCGAGCTGACCGGCATGGAAGTCGCCAACGCCTCGCTCTACGACGGGGCCACCGCCGCGGTCGAGGCCGCATTGCTCGCGCGCGGCCAGACCGGGCGCCAGCGCGTGCTGGTGGCCGGGGCGCTGCATCCGCACTGGCTGGCGGTGCTGCGCACCTATCTCGGGGAAGACCACGTGACGGTGGTCTCCGACCGGGCCGGACAGTGCGCGCCCGAGGACTTGCAGACCGCGCTCACCCCCGACATCGCCTGTGTGATCTACCAGCATCCCAACTTCTTCGGTTTGCTCGAGAGTCCGAGCGCGATCCACGCGCTGGCGCACGAGCGCGGGGCGCTGGCGGTCGCGTGCTGCGACCCGATCGCGCTCGCCTTGCTCGAGCCTCCCGGACGCGGGGATTCCGCGGCGGATCTGGTGGTGGGCGAAGGGCAGAGCCTCGGCATACCGCCCAGCTTTGGCGGGCCATATCTGGGCTTCTTCGCATGCCGCATGGAGCTGGTGCGGCGCATGCCGGGTCGCATCGCGGCCGAAACCGTGGATCGTGACGGCCGGCGCGGGTTCGTGCTGACGCTCCAGACCCGCGAGCAGCACATCCGGCGCGAGAAGGCGACCTCCAACATCTGCACGAACCAGGGCCTTCTGGCATTGCGCGCCACCCTGTACATGGCGCTGCTGGGAAGGCAGGGCATGCGCGAGGTGGCGGAGCTGTGCGTGCAGAAGTCGCACCACGCCGCGCGTCTCGCCGCGGCGATCCCGGGGTATTCGCTCGCTCACGGCGGGCCATTCTTCCGCGAGTTCGTGCTCGAGTGCCCGGTGGACGCCGCTGTCGTCTGCCGCCGCGCGCTGGCCAGCGGCATCCTGCCGGGCGTGGACCTGGGGCGGCTGCGCCCGGAATGGAGGCGCTGGCTGCTGGTCGCGGTCACCGAGCAGCGGAGCGCCGAAGAGATCCAGCGTTGGGCGAACGCACTCGCAGCCGCGGCGGGCTCGAAATGA
- the gcvPB gene encoding aminomethyl-transferring glycine dehydrogenase subunit GcvPB: MGERTRSRGGLEMNLERRLLIEQGGEGHRGPELPACDVPARPLAELLPGARLRAELRFPQVSEPEVVRHFIELSTLNHHIDRGFYPLGSCTMKHNPKINDELAALPGLALAHPLAGDPESQGALRVIFELQNVLAAITGFHTVTSQPSAGAQGEMTGLMMIRAWHRARGEGERRRRVIVPDSAHGTNPASVHLLGWETVTIPSNDHGHVDLAALEKALGPDAAAVMFTVPNTLGVFEKEILDVTRLAHAAGAQCYMDGANLNALVGLVRPGDLGFDVMHINVHKTFSTPHGGGGPGAGPVAVARHLEPFLPVPVVEEGEGGLCRSWNRPQSIGRVHSHHGNFGILVRALAYILENGPPGLARVSRTAILNANYLLRRLAGTYELPHDEHCMHECVLSGRNLRRYGVKTLDVAKRLLDFGVHAPTVYFPLIVEEALMIEPTETETLDRLEHFAEVMERIAREAAEDPQLLKDAPHTTPSRRLDEGRAARELKLRWQVPGSTPSEAPARS, encoded by the coding sequence TTGGGCGAACGCACTCGCAGCCGCGGCGGGCTCGAAATGAACCTCGAGCGCCGTCTGCTGATCGAGCAGGGCGGTGAGGGCCACCGCGGTCCGGAGCTGCCGGCCTGCGACGTTCCGGCACGACCGCTCGCCGAGCTGCTGCCGGGAGCGCGACTGCGCGCCGAGCTCCGGTTCCCGCAGGTGAGCGAGCCGGAAGTGGTGCGGCACTTCATCGAGCTTTCGACGCTCAATCACCACATCGACCGCGGGTTCTATCCACTCGGCTCCTGCACGATGAAGCACAATCCCAAGATCAACGACGAGCTGGCGGCCCTGCCGGGTCTGGCGCTCGCGCATCCCCTGGCCGGCGACCCGGAATCGCAGGGCGCGCTGCGGGTGATCTTCGAGCTGCAAAACGTGCTGGCGGCCATCACCGGCTTCCACACCGTGACCAGTCAGCCATCGGCCGGCGCCCAGGGCGAGATGACCGGGCTGATGATGATCCGCGCCTGGCATCGCGCGCGGGGCGAGGGTGAGAGACGCCGCCGCGTCATCGTCCCGGACTCCGCCCACGGCACCAATCCCGCCAGCGTCCACTTGCTCGGCTGGGAGACGGTGACCATCCCCTCCAACGATCACGGCCACGTCGATCTCGCCGCGCTCGAGAAAGCGCTCGGGCCCGACGCCGCGGCGGTGATGTTCACGGTGCCCAACACGCTCGGCGTTTTCGAGAAGGAGATCCTCGACGTCACGCGCCTCGCCCACGCCGCCGGCGCCCAGTGCTACATGGACGGCGCCAATCTCAACGCGCTGGTGGGACTGGTGCGGCCGGGCGACCTCGGCTTCGACGTCATGCACATCAACGTGCACAAGACCTTTTCCACGCCGCACGGCGGCGGGGGCCCCGGCGCCGGCCCGGTGGCGGTGGCCAGGCACCTCGAGCCGTTCCTGCCGGTGCCAGTGGTCGAAGAAGGCGAGGGCGGCCTCTGCCGATCGTGGAACCGGCCGCAGTCGATCGGCCGCGTCCACTCGCATCACGGCAACTTCGGCATCCTGGTGCGGGCGCTCGCCTATATTCTGGAGAATGGTCCGCCTGGACTGGCACGCGTCTCGCGCACCGCGATCCTCAACGCCAATTACCTGCTGCGCCGGCTGGCCGGCACCTACGAGCTCCCGCACGACGAGCACTGCATGCACGAGTGCGTGCTCTCGGGACGCAATCTCCGGCGCTACGGCGTCAAGACCCTCGATGTCGCCAAGCGGTTGCTCGATTTCGGCGTGCACGCGCCGACCGTCTACTTCCCGCTGATCGTCGAGGAAGCGTTGATGATCGAACCCACCGAGACCGAGACGCTCGACCGTCTCGAGCACTTCGCCGAGGTCATGGAGCGGATCGCGCGCGAGGCCGCGGAGGATCCACAACTTCTCAAGGACGCGCCTCACACCACGCCGTCCCGGCGGCTCGACGAGGGCCGCGCCGCCCGCGAGCTCAAGCTGCGCTGGCAGGTGCCGGGCTCCACGCCGTCCGAGGCGCCGGCGCGCTCGTGA
- a CDS encoding glutamate mutase L, protein MEIRPENIRSILATDCGSTTTKAILIEKRDDGYRLVVRGEAPTTVEAPFEDVTRGVLNAVREVEELAGRRLLDGERILTPQQGDEGVDLYLSTSSAGGGLQMMVSGLVLQMTGESAQRAALGAGAIVMDVIALNDGRRPHEKIRRLRQLRPDMILLSGGTDSGDVKRVAEMAEILVAADPKARLGAGYALPVIYAGNRDAAPIVRELLEQKVALSVVPNLRPALEQENLKPARDAIHELFMEHVMAHAPGYKKLMSWSPVPIMPTPGAVGIIIEKVAKRDAQAVVGVDIGGATTDVFSVFEGVFNRTVSANLGMSYSVSNVMAEAGIENILRWVPFEVDERDLRNRIKNKMIRPTTIPQSLEDLVIEQAIAREALRLAFEQHRALAVGLKGVQTARTISDVMSQTETGSSLVNLVDLGLLVGSGGVLSHAPRRVQGALMMIDAFLPEGLTHLAVDSIFMAPQLGVLSSVHEQAATQVFERDCLVRLGAVLAPIGAGKPGQPCVTVELSSPGRTAQSVRVACGELRVLQLPEGARGRLDAAPERGFDLGLGKGRALSAEVLGGVVGLIVDARGRRPFQLPGETAARIAKLREWNAALKLYPREV, encoded by the coding sequence ATGGAGATCCGCCCCGAGAACATCCGCTCGATTCTTGCCACCGACTGCGGCTCCACCACCACCAAGGCGATCCTGATCGAGAAGCGCGACGACGGCTACCGGCTGGTGGTGCGCGGCGAAGCGCCGACCACCGTCGAGGCGCCATTCGAGGACGTGACGCGCGGCGTGCTGAACGCGGTGCGCGAGGTCGAGGAGCTGGCCGGGCGCAGACTCCTCGACGGCGAACGGATTCTGACGCCCCAGCAGGGCGACGAGGGCGTGGATCTCTACCTCTCGACCTCGAGCGCCGGCGGCGGGCTCCAGATGATGGTTTCGGGACTGGTGCTGCAGATGACCGGCGAGAGCGCTCAGCGCGCCGCGCTCGGCGCGGGCGCGATCGTGATGGACGTGATCGCCCTGAACGACGGCCGGCGGCCGCACGAAAAGATCCGCCGGCTGCGCCAGCTGCGTCCCGACATGATCCTGCTGTCGGGCGGGACCGACTCGGGCGACGTCAAGCGCGTGGCCGAGATGGCCGAGATCCTGGTGGCGGCCGATCCCAAGGCCCGCCTGGGCGCCGGCTACGCTCTGCCGGTGATCTATGCCGGCAACCGGGACGCGGCCCCGATCGTGCGCGAGCTGCTCGAGCAGAAGGTGGCGCTGAGCGTGGTTCCCAATCTGCGTCCCGCGCTGGAGCAGGAGAATCTCAAGCCCGCGCGCGACGCGATTCACGAGCTGTTCATGGAACACGTGATGGCGCACGCGCCCGGCTACAAGAAGCTGATGAGCTGGTCGCCGGTGCCGATCATGCCGACGCCCGGCGCGGTCGGGATCATCATCGAGAAGGTGGCGAAGCGCGACGCCCAGGCGGTGGTGGGCGTGGACATTGGCGGTGCCACCACCGACGTGTTCTCGGTGTTCGAAGGGGTGTTCAATCGCACGGTCTCGGCCAACCTCGGGATGAGCTATTCGGTGTCGAACGTCATGGCCGAGGCCGGCATCGAGAACATTCTGCGCTGGGTGCCGTTCGAGGTGGACGAGCGCGACCTGCGCAACCGCATCAAGAACAAGATGATCCGCCCGACCACCATTCCGCAGAGCCTCGAAGACCTGGTGATCGAGCAGGCGATCGCGCGCGAGGCGCTGCGCCTCGCCTTCGAGCAGCATCGCGCGCTGGCGGTCGGGCTCAAGGGCGTTCAGACGGCACGCACGATCTCGGACGTGATGTCGCAGACCGAGACCGGCTCGTCGCTTGTCAACCTTGTCGACCTCGGCCTGCTGGTGGGTTCGGGTGGAGTCCTCTCGCACGCCCCGCGTCGCGTACAAGGCGCGCTGATGATGATCGACGCCTTCCTGCCCGAGGGGCTCACGCACCTCGCGGTCGACAGCATCTTCATGGCGCCGCAACTCGGCGTGCTCTCCAGCGTCCACGAGCAGGCGGCGACGCAGGTGTTCGAGCGCGACTGTCTGGTGCGGCTGGGCGCGGTGCTCGCCCCGATCGGCGCCGGCAAGCCCGGGCAGCCGTGCGTGACCGTGGAACTGTCGAGCCCCGGACGAACCGCGCAGAGCGTGCGCGTCGCCTGTGGCGAGCTGAGGGTGCTCCAGTTGCCGGAAGGCGCGCGCGGGAGGCTCGACGCGGCGCCGGAACGGGGCTTCGATCTGGGGCTCGGCAAAGGGCGCGCGCTGTCCGCGGAGGTGCTCGGCGGGGTGGTCGGCCTGATCGTCGACGCGCGCGGGCGGCGGCCGTTCCAGCTGCCTGGCGAGACCGCGGCGCGAATCGCGAAGCTCCGCGAATGGAACGCGGCGCTGAAGCTCTATCCCCGCGAGGTCTGA